In a single window of the Candidatus Saccharimonadales bacterium genome:
- a CDS encoding pilin, with translation MLKYIAEQILNKNDIALPHTDTSANGTTIQHALNVFYVLIGAIAFLILLIAALRYTLAGDNSEMVGQSKRMIIYTFIGLLVIGLASTIVEFILKVQT, from the coding sequence ATGTTGAAATATATCGCCGAACAAATATTAAATAAAAACGATATCGCTTTGCCGCACACCGATACATCGGCCAACGGCACGACCATCCAGCACGCTCTAAACGTTTTTTATGTGTTAATTGGCGCTATAGCCTTCTTAATTCTTTTAATTGCCGCTCTGCGCTATACGCTGGCCGGCGACAACTCCGAAATGGTTGGGCAATCTAAGCGTATGATTATCTATACCTTTATTGGGCTTTTGGTGATTGGTCTGGCCTCGACCATCGTTGAATTTATACTGAAGGTGCAAACATGA